A window from Litorilinea aerophila encodes these proteins:
- a CDS encoding transketolase family protein, translating to MKLGRPNLEEFGATMLELGRANPDVLVCTSDSRGSGKLVPFGQALPEQIVELGIAEQNLIGVAAGLASAGKRVFAVVPACFLTTRALEQIKNDVCYSDHPVKLISISAGVSYGALGSTHHSLHDYAALRAIHNITIVAPADNHETRSAILAALDYPHPIYIRMGKRPMLELHQPNTPFEVGKAIMLRDGSDVTFVAIGEPVAEALLASQILAEEGIQCRVISMHTLKPLDQETLLAAATDTRVLITVEEHSIYGGLGGACAELLMERGVTVPFKIVGIPDEYTVTGSQMDIFRHYGITPEGLAETARQMLETVKV from the coding sequence CTGGAGCTGGGGCGGGCCAACCCGGACGTCCTGGTCTGCACCAGCGATTCCCGGGGTTCGGGGAAGCTGGTTCCCTTCGGCCAGGCCCTGCCCGAGCAGATCGTCGAACTGGGCATCGCCGAGCAGAACCTCATCGGCGTTGCGGCCGGGCTTGCATCCGCGGGGAAACGGGTCTTCGCCGTGGTGCCCGCCTGCTTCCTCACCACCCGGGCCCTGGAGCAGATCAAGAACGACGTCTGCTATTCGGATCATCCGGTCAAGTTGATCTCCATCAGCGCCGGGGTCAGCTACGGCGCCCTGGGCTCCACCCACCACTCCTTGCATGACTATGCGGCGCTCCGGGCCATCCACAACATCACCATCGTGGCCCCGGCGGACAACCATGAAACCCGGTCGGCCATCCTGGCTGCGCTGGACTATCCGCACCCCATCTACATTCGCATGGGCAAGCGCCCCATGCTGGAGCTACACCAGCCGAATACGCCCTTTGAAGTGGGCAAGGCCATCATGCTGCGAGACGGCTCTGACGTCACCTTCGTGGCCATTGGCGAGCCGGTGGCCGAAGCGCTGCTGGCCAGCCAGATCCTGGCCGAAGAGGGCATCCAGTGCCGGGTTATCAGCATGCACACCCTGAAGCCGCTGGACCAGGAGACGCTGCTGGCCGCGGCGACCGACACCCGGGTCCTCATCACCGTGGAGGAGCACAGCATCTACGGCGGGCTGGGCGGTGCCTGCGCGGAGCTACTGATGGAGCGGGGCGTCACGGTGCCGTTCAAGATCGTGGGCATCCCCGATGAGTACACGGTGACCGGCAGCCAGATGGACATCTTCCGGCACTACGGCATCACGCCTGAAGGGCTGGCCGAGACAGCCCGGCAGATGCTGGAGACGGTCAAGGTGTAG
- a CDS encoding FGGY family carbohydrate kinase, producing MKQTNGEILAIDQGTTNTKVLRVNPQGEIVGRASCPLEVTYPRPGWVEQDPQALWQSVCDAMERCLADGDPSRLTAIAITNQRESVVLWERASGKALGPCVVWQCRRTAPFCQTLRERGLEPLLHEKTGLTIDPLFSASKMHWLLDQIPNGYQRGAAGELCLGTVDSWLLWNLTGGKVHACDMSNASRTQLLNLHTRRWDEELLELFEIPAAALPQVLPSSAIYGESAPAGPLPGGIPIAAMIGDSHAALFGHTCFRPGAIKATYGTGSSLMMPVDRPLLSASGLSTTVAWAMADQATYALEGNIPVTGAAVQWLGQFLGLDDPAAGVARLASQVDGSDGVYFVPAFVGLGAPHWHEEARGLITGLTRGSSAAQLARATLESIAYQIRDVFDAMEREVGRELPCLLADGGASQNQLLMQFQADIIGRPVLRSTSPDLSALGTAYLAGLTTGIWRSPREIGELPRHYDVFAPQMTAERREELYAGWRRAVARTIYTP from the coding sequence ATGAAGCAGACAAATGGGGAAATCCTGGCCATTGACCAGGGCACCACCAACACCAAGGTGTTGCGGGTAAACCCGCAGGGCGAGATCGTGGGCCGGGCTTCCTGCCCCCTGGAAGTCACCTACCCCAGGCCGGGATGGGTGGAACAAGATCCCCAGGCCCTGTGGCAAAGCGTCTGCGACGCCATGGAACGCTGTCTGGCCGACGGGGACCCGAGCCGGCTGACGGCCATCGCCATCACCAACCAGCGGGAATCGGTCGTTCTGTGGGAGCGCGCGAGCGGCAAGGCGCTGGGCCCCTGCGTGGTCTGGCAGTGTCGTCGAACGGCACCCTTTTGCCAGACCTTGCGGGAGCGGGGTCTGGAACCGCTCCTGCATGAAAAAACCGGTCTTACCATCGACCCTCTCTTTTCGGCCAGCAAGATGCACTGGCTCCTGGATCAGATACCCAATGGCTATCAGCGGGGCGCGGCGGGTGAACTCTGTCTGGGAACGGTGGATAGCTGGCTCCTGTGGAACCTGACCGGTGGCAAGGTGCACGCCTGCGACATGTCCAACGCTTCTCGCACCCAACTGCTCAACCTGCACACCCGGCGTTGGGACGAGGAGCTGTTGGAGCTCTTCGAGATCCCCGCAGCCGCGCTGCCCCAGGTCCTGCCATCCAGCGCCATCTACGGGGAGAGCGCCCCGGCGGGCCCCTTGCCGGGCGGCATTCCCATCGCCGCCATGATAGGCGATTCCCATGCGGCCCTCTTCGGCCACACCTGCTTCCGGCCGGGCGCCATCAAGGCGACCTATGGGACCGGTTCATCGCTGATGATGCCGGTGGATCGGCCCCTCTTGTCTGCCAGCGGCCTATCCACCACCGTGGCCTGGGCCATGGCCGACCAGGCCACCTACGCCCTGGAGGGCAACATCCCGGTCACCGGGGCGGCGGTGCAATGGCTGGGACAGTTCCTGGGATTGGACGATCCAGCCGCCGGAGTGGCCCGGCTGGCCAGCCAGGTGGATGGCAGTGATGGCGTCTATTTTGTCCCAGCCTTCGTGGGGCTGGGGGCGCCCCACTGGCACGAGGAGGCCCGCGGGTTGATCACGGGCCTCACCCGGGGCAGCAGTGCGGCTCAGCTGGCCCGGGCCACGCTGGAGTCCATCGCCTACCAGATTCGGGACGTCTTCGACGCCATGGAAAGGGAGGTGGGCAGGGAGCTCCCGTGTCTGCTGGCCGACGGGGGGGCCAGCCAGAACCAGCTGCTCATGCAGTTTCAGGCGGATATCATCGGCCGGCCGGTGCTGCGCAGCACCTCGCCGGATCTGTCAGCCCTGGGCACAGCTTACCTGGCCGGTCTGACAACCGGGATCTGGCGCTCCCCCCGGGAGATTGGCGAGTTGCCCCGCCATTACGATGTCTTCGCCCCCCAGATGACAGCCGAACGGCGCGAGGAGCTCTATGCCGGTTGGCGCCGGGCCGTTGCCCGGACCATCTACACCCCCTAA
- a CDS encoding sugar-binding transcriptional regulator, whose amino-acid sequence MATIDELRLMTKVARLYYENNRRQSEIAAQLDISQATVSRLLKRAHEEQIVRIRISPPPGIYSELEAALQERYDLKDVIVVDCEAEDDEQEIIRNLGVAAAFYLETTLKRGEVVGISSWSETLLAMVDAMHPLAQPLESQVVQILGGIGNPAAEVHANHLTTKLANLVGSEPKFLAAPGVVGSPEARAVICNDTFVQETLKLFDRINVALVGIGALLPSKLLASSGNVFSQAEIDLLKEEGAVGDICLRFYNSQGVPVVTPLNERVIGITLEQLRKVERCVGIAGGRRKWMAIRGALEGELINVLITDHFTAQRLIDGRLFTFPWEPSMSDRTPRE is encoded by the coding sequence ATGGCGACCATTGATGAGTTGCGACTCATGACCAAGGTGGCCCGGCTGTACTACGAAAATAACCGCCGTCAGTCGGAGATAGCCGCCCAACTGGACATTTCCCAGGCGACGGTTTCCCGTCTGCTGAAGCGTGCCCACGAAGAGCAGATCGTCCGGATTCGCATCAGCCCGCCCCCGGGCATCTACTCGGAGTTGGAAGCGGCGCTGCAGGAGCGCTACGACCTGAAGGATGTCATTGTGGTGGACTGCGAGGCCGAGGACGACGAGCAGGAGATCATCCGCAACCTGGGCGTTGCGGCCGCTTTCTACCTGGAAACCACCCTGAAACGGGGAGAAGTGGTGGGCATCTCGTCGTGGAGCGAAACCCTGCTGGCCATGGTGGATGCCATGCATCCCCTGGCCCAGCCCCTGGAATCCCAGGTGGTGCAGATTTTGGGGGGGATCGGCAACCCGGCCGCCGAGGTGCATGCCAACCACCTGACCACCAAGCTGGCCAACCTGGTGGGCAGTGAACCCAAATTCCTGGCCGCGCCCGGGGTGGTCGGCTCCCCCGAAGCCCGGGCCGTCATCTGCAACGATACTTTTGTGCAGGAGACCCTGAAACTTTTCGATCGAATCAACGTGGCCCTGGTGGGCATCGGGGCGCTGCTCCCCTCCAAGCTGTTGGCCAGCAGTGGCAACGTCTTCTCCCAGGCGGAGATCGACCTGCTGAAAGAAGAGGGCGCGGTGGGAGACATCTGCCTGCGATTCTACAACAGCCAGGGGGTTCCGGTGGTCACCCCCCTGAATGAGCGGGTGATCGGCATCACCCTGGAGCAGTTGCGAAAAGTGGAACGCTGTGTGGGGATTGCCGGCGGCCGCCGCAAGTGGATGGCCATTCGCGGCGCCCTGGAGGGTGAGTTGATCAACGTGCTTATCACGGATCACTTCACGGCCCAGCGGCTGATTGACGGCAGGCTGTTTACGTTCCCGTGGGAGCCGTCCATGTCGGACCGGACGCCGCGGGAATAG